In a single window of the Rhopalosiphum padi isolate XX-2018 chromosome 1, ASM2088224v1, whole genome shotgun sequence genome:
- the LOC132918357 gene encoding tigger transposable element-derived protein 6-like, with product MNNNKRKRLNLEEKLNIIKTKETENLSVRVLAERFCISKSQVNNILQDACNLKKYYAENGNEDMRRKFSKTSDGALVDKVTFEWFCRARSYNLPVSGPLLQEKAREVANEVGLENFKASNGWLQKFRERHNISFKNICGEGNSVDTSVVEKWLEKLKTLISDYEPKNIFNCDETGLFFRALPDKTLCLKNEICRGGKIAKDRLTVLLCVNMIGEFETPLIIGKSLKPRCFKSVNVSTLGVNWKANRKAWMNRDLMTDWLMCFNRKMEMENRKIILFLDNASSHPDTLNLKNIKLIFLPPNTTSICQPLDQGIIKNFKVHYRQRLLRHILSRVDQNVENKSINVLDAIFWIKSALKNIKPETVTNCFKKSGFFSFDTAEYVMENDNVANLDLFSELVPSTIEIEDYVSIDNNILTEDNTLIISDIINCNLDNFSEKENEQLEEQEEEDEDDSIYNPTFEEVWKTINNLKTYFKNKEDEIALSMVANLQIHFEEQKKFTQKKITDFFNFT from the exons atgaataataataaaagaaaaagattGAActtagaagaaaaattaaatattattaaaaccaagGAAACAGAAAATCTAAGTGTTCGTGTTTTAGCAGAACGATTTTGCATAAGCAAGTCacag gtgaataacattttacaagatgcgtgtaatttgaaaaaatattacgcTGAGAACGGCAATGAAGATATGAGGAGAAAATTTTCGAAGACATCGGATGGAGCACTTGTAGATAAAGTTACATTTGAATGGTTCTGTAGAGCCCGTTCATATAATTTACCTGTTTCTGGACCATTGCTCCAAGAGAAAGCACGAGAAGTTGCAAATGAGGTAGGTCTAGAAAACTTTAAAGCTTCAAATGGTTGGCTTCAAAAATTCCGAGAACGTCAtaacatttcttttaaaaatatatgtggtgAAGGTAACTCTGTTGATACAAGTGTCGTAGAAAAGTggttagaaaaattgaaaacattaatttcaGATTATgaaccaaaaaatatattcaattgtgATGAAACAGGTTTATTTTTTCGAGCACTTCCTGATAAAacattgtgtttaaaaaacGAAATTTGTCGTGGAGGTAAAATAGCTAAAGATCGATTAACTGTTTTACTATGTGTAAATATGATCGGGGAATTTGAAACTCcgttaataattggaaaatcaCTAAAACCACGTTGTTTCAAAAGTGTAAATGTATCAACGTTAGGTGTTAATTGGAAAGCTAACCGTAAGGCATGGATGAATCGAGATTTAATGACAGATTGGCTAATGTGTTTTAACAGAAAAATGGAGatggaaaatagaaaaattattttatttctagatAACGCTAGTTCACATCCTGAtacattaaacttaaaaaatataaaactaatattcctACCTCCAAATACGACTTCGATTTGCCAACCACTAGATCaaggaattattaaaaattttaaagttcatTATCGCCAACGATTACTTCGTCATATTTTATCTAGAGTTGATCAGAATGTAGAAAACAAATCTATAAACGTTTTAGATGCAATTTTTTGGATAAAGTccgcattaaaaaatataaaaccagagACAGtcacaaattgttttaaaaagtcGGGATTTTTTTCGTTCGATACAGCAGAATATGTAATGGAAAATGACAATGTTGCAAATTTGGACTTATTCTCAGAACTTGTACCGAGTACTATCGAAATTGAGGACTATGtttctatagataataatatcctTACAGAAGACAATACATTAATCATATCAGATATAATCAATTGTAATCTAGACAATTTTAGTGAAAAAGAAAACGAACAACTCGAAGAACAAGAAGAAGAAGATGAAGACGATTCGATATACAATCCAACGTTTGAAGAAGTTtggaaaacaataaataatttaaaaacatattttaaaaataaagaagatGAAATCGCATTATCAATGGTAGCCAATTTACAAATTCATTTTGAAGagcaaaaaaaatttacacaaaaaaaaattacagatttttttaattttacataa